The following proteins are co-located in the Carassius auratus strain Wakin chromosome 7, ASM336829v1, whole genome shotgun sequence genome:
- the LOC113105381 gene encoding sialoadhesin-like: MEESIGAVHKKEKRPKPVLRVDPDEHVIRGQTVILTCDIQETYVSIWSYIWSKDDSQIDVSQSQEYRISSVNESHTGRYSCTGRETGGSRSSHTSDTVTLTLSAPSSMVKLLSSMLAASLYLLVSIILGVKFYRAHVQTGQYAVTEE, from the exons ATGGAGGAGAGTATAGGTGCAGTGCACAAAAAGGAAA AGAGACCCAAGCCTGTGTTGCGTGTTGATCCTGATGAACATGTGATCAGAGGACAGACGGTCATTCTCACATGTGACATACAGGAGACATACGTCAGCATCTGGAGCTACATCTGGAGTAAAGATGATTCACAGATTGATGTCAGTCAGTCACAGGAATACAGAATCAGTTCTGTTAATGAATCTCACACAGGTCGTTACAGCTGTACTGGAAGAGAAACAGGAGGATCACGATCCTCACACACCAGTGACACAGTTACACTCACACTATCAG CTCCATCGTCAATGGTCAAACTGCTCAGTTCTATGCTGGCAGCTTCTCTATATCTGCTAGTGTCCATCATACTGGGAGTCAAGTTCTACAGAGCTCATG TTCAGACTGGTCAGTATGCTGTTACAGAGGAGTGA
- the LOC113105382 gene encoding low affinity immunoglobulin gamma Fc region receptor III-like — protein MAWDVRRYGLPTAMEMAELMFNHVFRYFGIPEDIVLDRGPQFISRVWRVFHSLLGVAISLSSGYHLQSKKTFEPSDVPAADYWFRESERVWDAAHHQLQRALRGRRTTADLRRSEAPQYHPVLISNIRPGQTQDRPRVRVKPQSSVFNGDTVTLSCDVGQSTGRTIIWIKNSEIIETGDQTKTLRDVRVSDGGQYACTIAGGEITQSKPVLLTVRERPKPVLRVDPDEHVIRGQTVNLTCDIQETDVSIWSYIWNKDDSEIDVSQSQEYRISSVDESHTGRYSCTGRETGGSRSSHTSDTVTLTLSGLLAPSPVFSFLKLLSSLLAASPYLLVSIILGVKCYRAHVQSDESVEIKYTVTEE, from the exons atggcctgGGATGTCAGAAGGTAC GGTCTCCCCACTGCCATGGAAATGGCAGAACTGATgtttaaccatgtcttcaggtactttGGTATTCCAGAGGATATAGTGTTGGATCGgggcccccagttcatctcccgggtatGGAGAGTGTTTCActccctcctaggtgtggccatcagcctgtcctCCGGCTACCACCTGCAGTCCAAGAAGACCTTCG AGCCCTCTGATGTTCCCGCGGCCGACTACTGGTTCCGGGAGAGtgagagggtctgggacgcggCCCATCACCAACTGCAACGGGCGCTCCGTGGACGCAGGACGACAGCCGACCTTCGCCGTTCCGAGGCCCCCCAGTACCACcccg TGCTGATTTCAAACATCCGCCCTGGTCAAACTCAAG ACAGACCCAGAGTAAGAGTAAAGCCCCAGAGTTCAGTGTTCAATGGAGACACAGTTACTCTGAGCTGTGATGTGGGACAGTCAACGGGACGAACGATTATCTGGATCAAAAACTCTGAGATAATAGAAACTGGTGATCAAACAAAAACACTGAGAGATGTGAGAGTCTCTGATGGAGGACAATATGCATGTACTATAGCAGGAGGAGAGATCACACAAAGCAAACCAGTCTTGCTAACAGTGAGAG AGAGACCCAAGCCTGTGTTGCGTGTTGATCCTGATGAACATGTGATCAGAGGACAGACGGTCAATCTCACATGTGACATACAGGAGACAGACGTCAGCATCTGGAGCTACATCTGGAATAAAGATGATTCAGAGATTGATGTCAGTCAGTCACAGGAATACAGAATCAGTTCTGTTGATGAATCTCACACGGGTCGTTACAGCTGTACTGGAAGAGAAACAGGAGGATCACGATCCTCACACACCAGTgacacagtcacactcacactaTCAG GTTTGTTAGCTCCATCCCCGGTTTTCTCATTTCTCAAACTGCTCAGTTCTCTGCTGGCAGCTTCTCCATATCTGCTAGTGTCCATCATACTGGGAGTCAAGTGCTACAGAGCTCATG TTCAGTCTGATGAGTCTGTTGAGATCAAATATACTGTTACAGAGGAGTGA